The Pseudomonas fluorescens genome segment CGCCGCCATCGAAGCAGCACGTGCCGGTGAACAGGGTCGCGGGTTTGCCGTGGTGGCCGACGAGGTGCGCAACCTGGCGCAGAAGACCCAGAAAGCCACCGAAGAAATCCAGAGCATGATCCAGCAACTGCAGCAGGGCACCCGGGATGTGGTGCGGGTCATGGAAGACAGCCAGAACCGCACCGACGAAAGCGTGCAGCACGCGGCCAAGGCCGCCGAAGCGCTGGAGACCATCACCCAGGCGGTGTCGGTGATCAACGACATGAACACCCAGATCGCCAGCGCCGCCGAAGAACAGAGCGCAGTGGCCGACGACATCAACCGCAACGTGATCAATATCGGTCAGGTGGCGAACGAGGTGGCCGGTGGTGCGGATGAATCGAGTTCGGCCAGTGCGGACCTGACCAAACTGGCGGAGCAGCAGCGGCGGTTGATCAATCAGTTCAAGGTTTAAGAGCCACCCCCTCACCCCAGCCCTCTCCCGGAGGGAGAGGGAGCCGACCGAGCTGTCTTCCGTCATACATCGACCTGGTAAATAGTGTCGATTATGGATTCAGCAAAAAACTTTCAAGTCGGTGTATTTCTGCAATATATCTCGGTCAGTCCCCTCTCCCTCCGGGAGTGTATGTACCGGAGACATGGTGAACACATGTTCGGAGACATGGTGGACGGTTTTTAGATCCTCTTACCTGCCGTAACAATCTGCAAGTTCAAGTCGATTCGGGCGATACGATGTCTACTCCAGTAGACATCGTGGATGCCATCCTCCGCTGTTTCCCTGATCGCTATCGACAGCCCGTGAAATGCTTTTCCGATTGAGTATTCACGGTTCCTCCAGTAAATCTCGCCCTTCACCTGGACCTTTCTGACCACATCTCCGTCGGCGTATTCCGGCGCCATTTGCTGCTCCTGATACTCCCGAGGGCTGCTGCCGTAGCGAGTCGCCGGCACCTGCATATCCAGCGCTTGATGAGGACGTTTCTGGTTGTAGACATCACGCCAGATATCAAATGCCTGTTGTGCGCTGTTGAGGTCCGTGAAGTGCCGACCTTGCAGCACTTCACTCTTCAGGCTGCGGTGGAAACGCTCCAGTTTTCCCTGGGTCTGCGGATGATAAGGCCGGGAGTGACCTACCTTGATGCCCTGACCCATCAGCCAGACTTCCAGCGCGGTATAAACCCCAGTCTGGTCACCCCAGGGCGAACCGTTGTCCATCGTTATACGCAAAGGCAAGCCGTAACGCCGAAAGACCCGGATTAGATGCTCCTGGACGGTGTCGCGCTGCTCATTGGCGCACGCGGCGATACACATCGAAAACCGCGAATGATCGTCCAGTATCGTCAATGGATGGCAACGCCCCTGACTCAGGCTGAAATGGCCCTTGAAGTCCATCTGCCAGAGATCGTTGGGCGCTTCATGCTCGAACCGGATAAACGGTTTGATCTCAGCAGCCTTTGGATCAACGCGTGAATGACGCTGTAAAACTGCATGCACAGTACTGACGGAAGGCATCGCTAAACCTTTGTCTTCCAGCACGCGTTTGAGCTTGCGAGCGCCCCAAGCCGCGTACTCCTGACTCACGGTCAGAATCTGCTTCTCCACCTCGTCAGCACAACGTTTGGGGGACGTCTTCGGTCGTCGTGACTGATTGTTCAGCCCCTCGGCCCCTGATTTTTCAAACCTGCTGAGCCATTTGTAGGCAGTGCTTGGGCTGATGTTGAATCGACGGCAAAGCTGCCGAACATTGGCCCCTTCTTGCCGAGCCAAAAGCACGAATTCTGTACGTAGCTGCACGGTAGACACCTCTTCCCAAGACACAGGCCATCTCCTTCGCGATGAGCAATGTGTCTATTTAAAAGTGTCCACCATGTCTCCGAACACCTGTCCACCATGTCTCCGGTACATACAGGGAGAGGGTTAGGGTGAGGGGGGCTCTTGATCTGCTGCTAGGCCGGAGTCAGACACTCCGGCCCGTTGAGCTTCGGATCATTGACCAGGTTCGCCAGCACCCGCTCACGCAAGGCGGCGGGTTCGCTGGCGAGCAGGCCTTGCAGGACGTGCAGCGGCGTTTCCGGATCGAGCCATGCCGCCTGACCCGCCTCATCGAGAATCAACGGCCGGCGCTGACTGGCCGCCGACTGAGTGATCACCGCCGTGCTCAGCCACACCTGTTCCTGCACCGGATACGCCTCCCAGATCGCCGCAAAAAACAGCGAAGAACCTTCCCCCGGCGTCAGCCAGTACGGGTGCTTGCGCACATTTCCGCGCCATTCGTAAAACCCGTTGGCCGGCAGCAGGCAACGGCGCAGGCGCAGGGCTTCGCGGAACATTGGCTGTTCGGCAACGGTTTCAGCACGGGCATGGGCCGGGGTACGCGACAGATCAGTCAGCCACGGCGGCGTCAGGCCCCAGCGGGCACGGGCCAGGGTGCGCTGGCCATCAGATTCGGCGCGCAGCATCAACACCGAATCGTTGGGGGAAATGTTCCACTGCGCCTGCTGATCAGCGGGAAAACCTGGCAGCGCCGCGAAGTCGCGGTTCCAGCGAAACAGGGCATAACGTCCACACATGGGGCAGCACGACTCAAGAAAAAAACGAACGTCAGCCTAACAGACCAGCGTACCGGGGAAGCTCTCCGGTTCATCGCCGGGCAGCGGCAGCGCGGCATTGTACGCGCTGATCAGCTCGCGGGCGTATTCGGCCTGATCGTTCTCGACCGAAAGCCCCAGCAGGCCGAAGATCGGCAACTCGCCCGTGCCGCCGAGCAGATCACGCCCCACCAGATGCGCCTCGATGCCTTCGCTGGCGAGCATGCCCTTGAGCATTTCGCCTTCCATCAGGTTTTCCGGCTCGTAGATTCGCTGCATGGGCGCACCTCACTCGTTTTCGCTGAAGACTTCCAGAAACCAATCCTCTCCATGGACCTGCAGTACGAACGTAATGGGTCGGCAACACACCTGACAGTCTTCGATATAGGTCTGATCGCCCGCCGACAGATCCACGGTCGTCTCGACTTCCTCCCCACAGTACGGACATTCATACAGTGCGCTTTCCAGCATCGCGGTCTCCCGGGTGACTTGTGCGTATAATCGCCGGTCTATTTGCAGGGCTATTTTTGTCTGGCTACTTTTTCAGACCGTGCCCCGTTGGTTTTCGATCCAAACCTTTACTTACCCTAGCCGTTTCCAACAAGAGAGCATGATGGGCGAATTCGATGCCATCCGACCTTACGACGACAGCGAAGTACCTGCGGTACTGGCAAGACTGCTCGGCGACAAGGCGTTTCTAGATATCCTCACCCACTTCCGCTTCCCGCGTTTCGCCGGTGCCTTCGGCTGGATGCTCAAACCACTTATAGCCCATCGGCTGCGTCGTGAGTTCGCCGACGTGACCTCCGTGGCCACTTTGCAGGACAAGGTCGAGTTCTACGTCGACCACACCATCGAGCGCGCCACCGATGGCGTGACCTACACCGGTGTCGAGCAATTCAAGTCCGGCAGCGCCTATCTGTTCATCGCCAACCACCGCGACATCGTGATGGACCCGGCCTTCGTCAACTACGCCGTGTACCACGCCGGCCTGCCGACCCCGCGCATTGCGATTGGCGACAACCTGCTGCAAAAGCCGTTCGTCAGCGACCTGATGCGTTTGAACAAGAGCTTCATCGTGCACCGTTCGATCACCGGGCGCCGCGAGAAAATGGCCGCCTATCAACTGCTGTCGGCCTACATCAACCACTCGATCCGCAACGATTGCGCCTCGATCTGGATCGCCCAGGCCGAAGGCCGGGCCAAGGACGGCGACGACCGTACCGAATCGGCGATTCTCAAGATGTTCCACATGAGCCGCAAGGACGAGCCGTTCGGCGAGGTCATCCAGTCGCTGAACCTGACGCCGGTGTCGATCAGCTACGAATACGACCCGTGCGACCAGGCCAAGGCCCGCGAGCTGTACATCCGCGCCACCACTGGCACCTACAGCAAGGCGCCGGGCGAGGATGACGTGAGCATCGCCAAGGGCATCACCGGCTACAAGGGCCGGGTGCACGTGAACTTCGCCGCGCCGATCACCGAGCTGTTCGAGGACACCAAGCAATTGGCGGTCGAGATGGACAAGCAGATTCTCGGCGGCTACCGGTTGTTCCCGGTGCATTACCTGGCGTACGCGCAGTGGGCCGATGCCGATCCGCAATTGAACGTGCCAAAGGCTGCCGACGTGTTCGGCGCCGAGGAACTGGCCAAGGCCCAGAAGGAATGGCAAAGCCGTCTGGACGCCTGCCCAGAGGAGCACCGCCCGTATCTGGTGCTGCAATATGCGACGCCGGTGCGCAATCAGTACCGGGTCAAGGCTGGTTTGCCGCTGTAAGCGGTTTCGGCCGGATACAAGAACGGCGCCTTCGGGCGCCGTTCTTCGTTCAGTAGCGGGTGCTGATCCAGGAAATCAGCAACGCCAGCCCCAGACAGGCAAAACCGAAACGATAGAAAAACCGGTTCATGCGCAGGGTTGCCCAGTCCAGCACCGGCTCTTGATCGGGCTGACTCTGACGCTGGGCCGCGATGCTGGCCATCGCCCGCTGTTCACGCCGACGGGTCGCGTGTAGCAGCCAACTGCCCGGGAAGGCCAGCAGCAGGGCCAGCAGGTTGATCAGTTTGGCGGGATGGGCGGTAAACAGCGTCATCAAGTGCAGCGACATCACAGACCTCAATCTAGACCGGTATGGCGAACGCCAGACCGACGACCGCGGCGCGGATTCTACCGAAACCCTCCCCGACTGCCCTACCCTTTGCGACAAATAACGCATCAATCGACCGATGGCTGTCCTGTGTCACGGCATCGTCATTTTTTTCGGCCACCCTGCGCGCCTCGAAACGTAAACGGAATGCGACATGCTTCACGCTGAAAACCAGGATCGCCTGTATCTCATCTCCCCGTCCGACGAACAACAGACCCTCGTCGGCAGCCTGGCCTTCAATGTTCAGGACCGTCACTGGCTGGTGTACTGCGCCCTCGGCGGGCACCAGCATGCGGACTTGCCCGAGACCGACCTGCTGACCGGCGTCAGCGTCCTCGACTTCTATTCGCAAGCTGCCTGAACGAAAAAGCCCGGAACCATCACTGGCCCCGGGCTTTTTCACATCAGGCGACTGCCTTATTCAGCGAGGATCTGACCCACGGTCGGATCCTTGAACAGACGGGTCAGCGCATCGCTCAGCACATCGCTGACCAGTTTGGTGTTGGTTTCCTGGTTCGGTGCCATGCCGAAACGCTGGTCCAGCGAGGCACCGTAACGACCGCTGTAACGACGGTTGGCGTTCTGCACGTCGGAGCGGAAGGTCGCGCCGATGGTGGCCTCGGTCACGTACATGCCTTCTTTCGGCGACTGGTATTTCAGTTCAGTCAGGGTCACGGTCAGTTGCGGTGCATTCATCGCGCCATTGGACGGGGTGAAGCCCAGCAGGCGCACGGCCGCTTCGGCCTGGGCCTGCAACTTCGGCAGGATCTGCTCGCGCTGCACGGTGATGGCGCTGGTTTCCGGGTACAGGCCGCCACGGGTGCCGAGGGTTGGCGACGGACGACCGTCCACTACGCGGACCACGACAGGCTGGCCATGGCCGACCGGTGCCAGCTGAGTGGTCAGCTTCGGTTCCGGGCTCAGTTGTTGCGGGCTGTGGGCGCAGCCAACCAGGGTCAAACTGGTCACAGTGATCAAACCGAACAACAGGCGTTGCAACATGCTCTTCTCTCCAGAATCAGGCACAGACAGGCCCGCAGTATAGCGGTGGGCCACTGCGGGTCACCAGCACTGAAATCTCTGACAAACCCCGGTGCACGCGGTTCCTGTCACAGATTATTCACCGCCCATACACGTTCGCGTCACGGCCTTCTGACAATCTTCCTCACAGACCCCAAAAGGAGCACTGCCATGCGCTATCTGATCTCGTTGTTCGCACCACGTCCGCTGCACCGCAGCTTCGCCCTGCTTGACCGCAACGGCCATTGCCAGGCTTTCAAGCAATGCAGCCTGCAGCCAATGGGTGACGGCTGGGTCGAAATCGAGGAAATCCGTCTCAACTGGTTGCACCAACCCCTGCCGGCCAGCGCCCGGGTCGAACAGCAGCGCCCTCGCGCACGCGCTCAGGCGATGTTGAGCATCTGACCGGATGCCTAATAAAAGTCATTAAACTCGACCAACTCCCCGCATTTCTTCGATACAATCTCCCCCCGATTATAAGGACGTCTCCTGATCGGGCCCCGCAACAGCGTCAATGCGCTTGCATTGGCATCCAAATCGCCCACAGAGAGCCGCCCACACAGATCGAGTGAAGCTGGCGTGCTTGCTGTTTCCCTGGCAAATCCCCGCTTTTCGCGAATCTGCAGAGCTGTCATGACGCTCGGTCACTGAGTTGTTTGCCCGTTTTGCCTGCCATGTATCGCGTGGCGGCAAACCCTCCGGGCACGGTGCCAGGCCCGGACAGCCCTTTTTGAGGTTCACGTCTTCAAAAGAGCGTGAAAAAAACGGGTTTTCACAACTTCACAAGAGTGTGGCGAGCAAATGAATAGTTTTGCGTCTGAACATGCACCATTAGCGTCTGAAACAGCCCAACGACACAGGAACGGGTACGCCTCGAATACCGGAGCCTGAAGCCTGTCCGCTACGGATTTGGTTGCACAAACGGATGTCTCGACCATAAGTCGAATTGCCAGCCCCGCGCCGAAATGAGTTCATGTGACTCTAGAAGCCAGGCCGCACGCATCCGTCGAAGTTGCGAAAAATTGCGAAGATTCGGACATGGCAAACCTGGCCATGGGTACCTGGGGCGCCACTGACCTGCCCCGGACACCTGGCAGCCATGCCGACAATTTGGTGCTGCAGATTTTGGAGACGCGTTAAATGGCGCATAACGAAGCAGTCGACGTAGTTCTGGTTGGGGCCGGCATCATGAGTGCCACCCTTGCAGTGCTGCTCAAGGAACTCGACCCGGCGATCAAGCTGGAAGTCGTCGAACTGATGGATTCCGGTGCCGCGGAAAGTTCCAACCCGTGGAACAACGCCGGTACCGGCCACGCCGGCCTCTGCGAGCTGAACTACACGCCGCAGGCTGCCGACGGCACTGTCGACATCAAGAAAGCCGTGCACATCAACACCCAGTTCGAGGTGTCGAAGCAGTTCTGGTCGTACCTGACCAAAAAAGGCACGTTCGGCTCGTGCAAATCCTTCATCAGCCCGGTGCCGCACCTGAGCTACGTCGAAGGCGAAAAAGGCGTTTCGTTCCTCAAGGAACGCTTCAACGTGCTGCACAAGCACCACGCCTTCGCCGACATGGAATACACCGAAGACAAGGCGAAGATGGCCGAGTGGATGCCGCTGATGATGCCGGGCCGTCCGAAAGACCAGGTGCTCGCCGCCACCCGCGTGATCAACGGCACCGACGTCAACTTCGGCGCCCTGACCAATCAGTTGCTCAAGCACCTGACCAGCGCCCCGGATGCCCAGGTCAAGTACTGCAAGCGTGTGACCGGCCTCAAGCGTAACGCCAACGGCTGGACTGTCAGTATCAAGGACGTCAACAGCGGCAGCAGCCGTGAAGTCGACGCCAAATTCGTATTCCTCGGCGCCGGTGGCGCGGCCCTGCCGCTGCTGCAAGCCTCGGGCATCGAAGAAAGCAAAGGCTTCGGCGGCTTCCCGATCAGCGGCCAGTGGCTGCGTTGCGACAACCCGGAAGTGGTCAAGCATCACCAGGCCAAGGTTTACAGCCAGGCCGCCGTGGGTTCGCCACCGATGTCCGTGCCGCATCTGGACACCCGCGTGGTCGACGGCAAGAAATCCCTGCTGTTCGGGCCATACGCCGGTTTCACCACCAAGTTCCTCAAGCACGGCTCCTTCATGGACCTGCCGATGTCGGTTCGCGCCGGCAACATCGGCCCGATGCTGGCCGTGGCCAAGAACAACATGGACCTGACCAAGTACCTGGTCAGTGAAGTGATGCAGTCGATGGAGCAGCGTCTGGAATCCCTGCGCCGTTTCTACCCGCTGGCGAAAGCCGAAGACTGGCGCCTGGAAGTGGCCGGCCAACGGGTGCAGATCATCAAGAAAGACCCGAAGAAAGGCGGCATCCTGCAGTTCGGTACCGAACTGGTGGCGGCGAAGGACGGCTCCCTCGCCGCCCTGCTCGGCGCCTCGCCAGGTGCTTCGGTGACCGTTTCGATCATGCTGGAACTGATCGAGAAATGCTTCCCGGCCAAGGCCAAGGGTGAGTGGGCTGCCAAACTGGCGGAAATCTTCCCGGCCCGTGAAAAAGTCCTGGAAACCGACGCTGCGCTGTATCGCAAGATCAACACGCAGAACAACGTCGCGCTGGAACTGGTCGAAGCCAGTAACGAGACCGAAAGCTACGCCTGATTCGGCTCCATGAAAAACGCCCCGCACTCGATGAGTGCGGGGCGTTTTTTTATGCCTCGGAAAACTGCGCAGGTATCAGCCGCGCGCTTTCTCGATCAGCTCGATGTATTCCTGTGCGTTGCGTTGATCGCGGATCTGGTCGACGAAAGTCTTGCCGTGCTCGTCCTTGCCGTCCACGTCATAACCGGCTGCAACGAAGAACGTCAGGAAACGCTCGAAATCGTCGATGCGCAGGCCGCGGTAGGCCTTGACCAGTTTGTGCAGCGACGGCGAAGTGGCGTCGACGGGCTCAAAATCGAGAAACAGCTTGATCTGCTCATCGCCGATCTCGTCACCAATCACTTGTTTCTTATCTTTACGCATTGCCGACTCCAGCTCGCAGACATTTCACGGGGCGGGCAGTTTACCCCTGCCCGGGCACGGGGCTCAACGCGCACGCGTGCTGCCGGTGTGCAGATCGGCCCAGATGTGGCCGTTGGCGTAGCTGAGGAATTGCACGTACACGGTGTCATTGCGCAGCAGATCGATGATTACCCGGTATTGGGCCAGCGGATAGAACAGGGTCAGGGTCTTGCGCTGGTCGTCGTATACCGGTTTTTTCAGGCTTTTGCTTTCGCCATCGAAGCTGACCAGCACCTGATTGATCGTCGCGCCCTTGTTCAGAGGCTTGCCCTTGAGGCGGATCATCAATGGCGAGGTGACCGGAATCGGCTGCTGATTGGACTGACGCTGGGCACCGACCACCACCGAATAGTCGAGGACCTGCAACAGTTGTTGCTGCTGGGGTTCGGCATCGCGCAGGCTCAGGTCGTCGGGTGGCAGGAACTGACTGTGCATCGGCGCGGCGACCAGGGGCAGGCTGAGGGTCAGCAACAGGGCGGCGCAGCTGCGGATCAAGAGGCTCATGACAGGCTCCGGGGGGCGGGGCCAAGCACTTTAGCAGTCTTTAAAGCAAAAGATCGCAGCCTGGGGCTGCGATCTTTCAGGGGTGCTTACATGCCTTTGACGGCGAAGATCCCGTTGGCGTTGCGCCAGTAGCCTTTGTAGTCCATGCCGTAACCGAAGATGTAGCGGTCGACGCACGGCAGGCCGACGAAATCGGCTTTCAGGTCAGGACGGGCCTTGCGGTCGTGGTCCTTGTCGATCAGCACAGCGGTGTGTACGGCTCGGGCACCGGCGTGTTTGCAGAAGTCGATGATCGCGCCCAGGGTGTGACCTTCGTCGAGGATGTCGTCGATGATCAGCACGTCGCGGTCGATGAACGAGACTTCAGGTTTGGCTTTCCAGAACAGGTCGCCGCCGCTGGTTTCGTTGCGATAGCGGGTGGCGTGCAGGTAGGACGCTTCCAGCGGAAACTGCAGATGGGTCAGCAGTTTGCCGGAAAAAATCAGCCCGCCGTTCATCACACAGAACACCACCGGGTTGCTCTCGGCCAGTTGTTCGTTGATTTGTGCACCGACGCGGGCAATGGCAGCCTCGACTTCAGCTTCGGTGTACAGGCAGTCAGCCTCTCGCATGATTTGACGGATATGCTCGAGATCAGCGGACATGGCGCTCTCCAAGGGGGGTCTGTTTCGGAAAAGCGGGCAAAGGTACGCATCCCGCACGGCCGAATCAAGCATTTGTGGACTAACGTTCTGTATGTCCTATAGGACATCACCCTCGGATAGATTAATCTAGGCCGGTTTTTTTGCCCGCCGCCGGAGCCTTTCCCCATGTCCATCCAAGAGATCCGCCATCCGCTGATCCGTCACAAACTTGGCCTTATGCGCCGTGCAGACATCAGCACCAAGAATTTCCGTGAGCTCGCTCAGGAAGTCGGTGCCCTGTTGACCTATGAAGCTACAAAAGACCTGCCGCTGGAAACCTACGATATCGAGGGTTGGTGCGGCACCGTGTCGGTCGAGAAAATCGCCGGCAAGAAAATTACCGTCGTGCCGATCCTGCGTGCCGGCATCGGCATGCTCGAAGGCGTGCTGAGCCTGATACCGGGCGCCAAGGTCAGCGCCGTCGGCGTTGCCCGTAACGAAGAAACCCTGCAGGCCCACACCTATCTGGAAAAGCTGGTTCCGGAAATCGACGAACGTCTCGCCATGATCATCGACCCGATGCTCGCCACCGGCAGCTCCATGGTTGCAACCATCGACCTGCTGAAGAAGGCCGGCTGCAAGGACATACGCGCGATGGTGCTGGTGGCCGCGCCGGAAGGCATTGCCGCTGTCGAGAAAGCTCACCCGGACGTGATCATCTACACCGCGTCCATCGATCAGAAACTCAACGAGCACGGTTACATCATTCCTGGGCTTGGCGATGCCGGTGACAAGATCTTCGGCACCAAGCAGAAGGACGCGTAACCATGCAGCAAGAGTTCAACGATCCGCTCTGGCGCACGGTACTGTCCGGCGCACAGATGCTGTTCGTGGCTTTCGGCGCCCTGGTGCTGATGCCGCTGATCACGGGTCTTGACCCGAACGTGGCACTGTTTACCGCAGGTCTGGGCACGATTCTGTTCCAGATTGTCACCGGGCGTCAGGTGCCGGTGTTTCTGGCGTCGAGCTTTGCCTTCATCACCCCGATCATTCTCGCCAAGGGCCAGTTCGGCCTCGCCGCGACCATGGGCGGCGTGATGGCGGCCGGTTTCGTCTACACCTTCCTTGGCCTGGCCGTGAAGATCAAAGGCACCGGCTTCATTGACCGTCTGCTGCCACCGGTAGTGATCGGTCCGGTGATCATCTCCATTGGCCTGGCCATGGCGCCGATTGCCGCGAACATGGCGATGGGCAAGGCCGGTGACGGTTCCGAGCTGATCCATTACCAGACCGCGATGATGATCTCGATGCCGGCGCTGCTGACCACGTTGATCGTGGCGGTGTTCGGCAAAGGCATCTTCCGCCTGGTGCCGATCATTTCCGGCGTGCTGGTGGGTTTCGCCATGTCCTTCTATTTCGGTGTCGTCGACACCGCGAAGATTGCGGCGGCCCCATGGTTTGCACTTCCTCATTTCACCGCGCCGGAGTTCAACTGGCAGGCGATCCTGTTCATCGTCCCGGTAGCTTTGGCCCCGGCGATCGAACACATCGGCGGCGTGATTGCGGTCGGCAGCGTGACCGGTCGCGACTACCTGAAGAAGCCTGGCCTGCATCGCACGCTGCTCGGTGACGGCATCGCCACCACGGCAGCCGGTCTGTTTGGCGGTCCGCCCAATACCACCTACGCCGAAGTGACTGGCGCGGTGATGCTGACCAAGAACTACAACCCGAAAATCATGACCTGGGCAGCGATCTTCGCCATCAGCCTGGCGTTCATCGGCAAGTTCGGCGCCCTGCTGCAAAGCATTCCGGTGCCGGTGATGGGCGGGATTCTGTGCCTGCTGTTCGGTTCGATCGCGGCGGTGGGGATGAACACCCTGATCCGTCACAAGATCGATCTGGGCGAAGCACGCAATCTGGTGATCGTTTCGGTGACCCTGGTGTTCGGTATCGGCGGTGTGCTGGTCGGTACCGGGACCGGTCCGGATGACTTCGGCCTCAAAGGCATCGCGCTGTGCGCGGTGGTGGCGATTGCGCTGAACCTGATCCTGCCGGGCAACGACAGCTGGAAACACAAGAAGGCGGATGAGCCGCTGATCTAAACTTTTAGATCTTCATCGCCTGACAGTCAGCCTTCGCGAGCAAGCCCGCTCCCACATTGAAATGCAATCAAATGTGGGAGCGGGCTTGCTCGCGAAGCTTTTGACTTTTAGAGGGCCAGTGGCGCCCGTTCACACAGCGTTGCCAACGCCTTCGCCCATTGCGGGTCATCGTTCAGGCACGGCACCAGCACCAACTCCTCCCCTCCCGCCTCGCGGAACTGTTCCTTGCCGCGATCGCCGATCTCTTCAAGGGTCTCGATGCAATCGGCGACAAACGCCGGGCACATCACCAGAATCTTCTTCACGCCGCTTTTGGCCAGTTCATCCAACCGCGCTTCAGTGTAGGGCTCGATCCATTTCGCCCGGCCCAGCCGCGACTGAAACGACACCGACCACTTGCCGTCCGGCAACCCCATGCGTTGCGCGAACAGCGCCGCCGTACGCAGGCACTGGGCGCGATAACAGGTGGCCAATACGGCAGCCGAGGCGTTCCTGCAGCAATCTTCATTCTTGAAGCAATGATTGCCGGTCGGGTCGAGTTTGGTCAGGTGCCGCTCCGGCAAACCGTGGAAGCTCAGCAACAGGTGATCGTAATCCTGTTGCAAATGCGGTTTGGCGCTCGCCACCAGCGCGTCGAGGTATTCCGGCTGATCGTAGAACGGCTGCAACACCGACAGCTGCACATCGAGCTTCTTCTCGCGCAGCACCCGCTTGGCTTCTTCAATCACCGTAGTGGTGGTGCTGTCGGCGAACTGTGGATAAAGCGGCGCGAGGGTGATGCGTTTGTGCCCCGCCGCGACCAGCTTCAACAGGCTAGTTTCAATCGACGGCTCGCCGTAACGCATGGCCAGCTCAACCGGGCCGTGAGTCCACTGCGCCTTCATCTGCTGTTGCAGGCGACGGCTGAGCACCACCAGCGGCGAGCCTTCGTCCCACCAGATCGAAGCGTAGGCATGGGCCGACTGCTCCGGGCGCTTGATCAGGATCAGTGACACCAGCAGACGCCGCACCGGCCAGGGCAGGTCGATCACGTACGGGTCCATCAGAAATTGATTGAGGTAGCTGCGCACGTCGGCCACCGAAGTGGAGGCCGGCGAACCCAGGTTGACCAGAAGCAAGGCGTGATCGGTCATGCAACGTCCTATTTCAGAGGCGGCTGGAGAGATCGTCCAGGGCCGCGCGTAAATCCGTGAACCGGAAGGTGAATCCGGCTTCCAGCAAGCGTGCCGGCGTGGCCCGCTGACCACCCAGCAACAGCAATGACATCTCGCCGAGCACGACCTTAAGGGCCAGCGCCGGCATCGGCATGAACGCCGGGCGATGCAGCACGCGGCCCAGCGTCTTGGCAAATTCGCGATTGCGCACAGGTTTCGGCGCGCACGCATTATAAGGACCACTCGCCTGATCGCGGTGCAGAAGAAAATCAATCAGGGCGATTTGATCGTCGATATGAATCCACGACATCCACTGCCGACCATTGCCCAAAGGCCCACCCAGCCCGAGTTTGAACGGCAGCAACAGGCGCGACAAAAAACCGCCCTCGGCCGACAGCACCAGCCCGGTTCGTACCAGTACCACACGAATGTCCATCGCTTCGGCGCGCTGCGCGGTTTCCTCCCAGGCAATGCACAACTGACTGGCGAAGTCATCGATCACCGGTGGCGATTGCTCGGTCAACTCACGCTCACCGC includes the following:
- the mqo gene encoding malate dehydrogenase (quinone), whose protein sequence is MAHNEAVDVVLVGAGIMSATLAVLLKELDPAIKLEVVELMDSGAAESSNPWNNAGTGHAGLCELNYTPQAADGTVDIKKAVHINTQFEVSKQFWSYLTKKGTFGSCKSFISPVPHLSYVEGEKGVSFLKERFNVLHKHHAFADMEYTEDKAKMAEWMPLMMPGRPKDQVLAATRVINGTDVNFGALTNQLLKHLTSAPDAQVKYCKRVTGLKRNANGWTVSIKDVNSGSSREVDAKFVFLGAGGAALPLLQASGIEESKGFGGFPISGQWLRCDNPEVVKHHQAKVYSQAAVGSPPMSVPHLDTRVVDGKKSLLFGPYAGFTTKFLKHGSFMDLPMSVRAGNIGPMLAVAKNNMDLTKYLVSEVMQSMEQRLESLRRFYPLAKAEDWRLEVAGQRVQIIKKDPKKGGILQFGTELVAAKDGSLAALLGASPGASVTVSIMLELIEKCFPAKAKGEWAAKLAEIFPAREKVLETDAALYRKINTQNNVALELVEASNETESYA
- a CDS encoding PA4642 family protein produces the protein MRKDKKQVIGDEIGDEQIKLFLDFEPVDATSPSLHKLVKAYRGLRIDDFERFLTFFVAAGYDVDGKDEHGKTFVDQIRDQRNAQEYIELIEKARG
- a CDS encoding hypoxanthine-guanine phosphoribosyltransferase, with the translated sequence MSADLEHIRQIMREADCLYTEAEVEAAIARVGAQINEQLAESNPVVFCVMNGGLIFSGKLLTHLQFPLEASYLHATRYRNETSGGDLFWKAKPEVSFIDRDVLIIDDILDEGHTLGAIIDFCKHAGARAVHTAVLIDKDHDRKARPDLKADFVGLPCVDRYIFGYGMDYKGYWRNANGIFAVKGM
- the upp gene encoding uracil phosphoribosyltransferase; the protein is MSIQEIRHPLIRHKLGLMRRADISTKNFRELAQEVGALLTYEATKDLPLETYDIEGWCGTVSVEKIAGKKITVVPILRAGIGMLEGVLSLIPGAKVSAVGVARNEETLQAHTYLEKLVPEIDERLAMIIDPMLATGSSMVATIDLLKKAGCKDIRAMVLVAAPEGIAAVEKAHPDVIIYTASIDQKLNEHGYIIPGLGDAGDKIFGTKQKDA
- a CDS encoding uracil-xanthine permease family protein → MQQEFNDPLWRTVLSGAQMLFVAFGALVLMPLITGLDPNVALFTAGLGTILFQIVTGRQVPVFLASSFAFITPIILAKGQFGLAATMGGVMAAGFVYTFLGLAVKIKGTGFIDRLLPPVVIGPVIISIGLAMAPIAANMAMGKAGDGSELIHYQTAMMISMPALLTTLIVAVFGKGIFRLVPIISGVLVGFAMSFYFGVVDTAKIAAAPWFALPHFTAPEFNWQAILFIVPVALAPAIEHIGGVIAVGSVTGRDYLKKPGLHRTLLGDGIATTAAGLFGGPPNTTYAEVTGAVMLTKNYNPKIMTWAAIFAISLAFIGKFGALLQSIPVPVMGGILCLLFGSIAAVGMNTLIRHKIDLGEARNLVIVSVTLVFGIGGVLVGTGTGPDDFGLKGIALCAVVAIALNLILPGNDSWKHKKADEPLI
- the hemH gene encoding ferrochelatase — its product is MTDHALLLVNLGSPASTSVADVRSYLNQFLMDPYVIDLPWPVRRLLVSLILIKRPEQSAHAYASIWWDEGSPLVVLSRRLQQQMKAQWTHGPVELAMRYGEPSIETSLLKLVAAGHKRITLAPLYPQFADSTTTTVIEEAKRVLREKKLDVQLSVLQPFYDQPEYLDALVASAKPHLQQDYDHLLLSFHGLPERHLTKLDPTGNHCFKNEDCCRNASAAVLATCYRAQCLRTAALFAQRMGLPDGKWSVSFQSRLGRAKWIEPYTEARLDELAKSGVKKILVMCPAFVADCIETLEEIGDRGKEQFREAGGEELVLVPCLNDDPQWAKALATLCERAPLAL